The Vicia villosa cultivar HV-30 ecotype Madison, WI linkage group LG1, Vvil1.0, whole genome shotgun sequence genome includes a region encoding these proteins:
- the LOC131662193 gene encoding uncharacterized protein LOC131662193, whose translation MAIKYFVIANNRLQTVMKQGMFASKYPLSVTNTYNVTKVAINEDLEPIKNFAKSITKENMKALSNHRSSQSQVTFCSTVATTQKLIASRFGWYKIEVDVVHGRTKCNFVLWDKESEQLLDMSAAHMRTTMIEKGVNDPLKFPLALDKMLGLEIAFKVKWQPDWKNFSVVMLLRDEGVINQLKAPWPSEISSISEPINAPALQINESVDERGVVDECDVITDLKITSKHNPEPVTPTAKRQAPDGSSESTTMKNLCNGELSSTKLKT comes from the exons ATGGCGATAAAGTATTTTGTCATTGCTAATAATAGGTTACAAACGGTAATGAAACAGGGAATGTTTGCAA GTAAATATCCTCTATCTGTTACCAACACTTACAATGTCACTAAAGTCGCAATCAATGAGGATTTGGAACCAATCAAAAACTTTGCCAAAAG TATAACAAAGGAAAATATGAAGGCTCTATCTAACCATCGAAGTTCACAATCTCAA GTAACTTTTTGCTCTACTGTTGCGACCACTCAGAAACTCATTGCATCGAGGTTTGGCTG GTATAAAATTGAGGTGGATGTTGTTCACGGCAGAACAAAATGCAACTTTGTATTATGGGACAAAGAAAGCGAGCAGCTCTTAGACATGTCTGCTGCACACATGCGCACCACAATGATTGAG AAGGGAGTAAATGATCCTCTTAAATTTCCGCTGGCACTTGACAAAATGTTGGGTTTAGAGATTGCCTTCAAGGTTAAGTGGCAACCAGATTGGAAGAATTTTTCTGTTGTGATGTTACTTCGAGACGAAGGTGTTATTAATCAATTGAAAGCCCCCTGGCCATCTGAAATATCATCCATTTCAGAACCAATTAACGCACCTGCATTACAG ATTAATGAGAGTGTTGATGAGAGGGGTGTTGTTGATGAGTGCGATGTTATTACG GATCTTAAAATTACTTCCAAACACAACCCCGAACCAGTGACACCTACGGCAAAAAGGCAGGCTCCTGATGGCTCAAGTGAATCTACAACAATGAAGAACTTGTGCAATGGGGAGTTATCTTCAACAAAGCTCAAAACATGA